The Metabacillus sediminilitoris genome window below encodes:
- a CDS encoding AMP-binding protein, whose protein sequence is MYNGPETFGEIVAYRAKTRPNERFVRFESGDLTYQEFHQKGNKLANLVMSLGLDKVDTCAVMLPNSPEFLITWLGLARLGVVEVPINVAFRGDLLVYILNKAECQALVISAQWVDRLNEISAQLEYLRDVIVVGDEPQIKSNRFTWYSFEKLLSEASDECVESQMKPNDPSLILFTSGTTGPSKGVVLTHRANFSVAKTACEVMEYHPEDRLFTVFPLFHVNARYTTILVALLVGCDVVMHNRFSASKFWDICRMEKITAFNFMGSMLTILMKQKESAQDADHLVRKAYGAPTPQEIYEDFQTRFHVQISEVYGSTELGTVAANPAANFRKGACGKIRPIFEVEIHDENGFPCPVGKNGEIVVRPKKPGIMFTDYYGNSEATVKSWQNLWFHTGDTGRFDKDGYLYFIDRKKDVVRRRGENISSYEIERVMNDHPKVLEAAIIGVPSELSEEEVLAVVILKEGETVAPEELLEFCQTRMAHFAIPRYIRYVTELPRTPSQRVEKYKLRSEGITSDTWDRERVGYQVKR, encoded by the coding sequence ATGTACAACGGACCTGAGACATTTGGTGAAATTGTTGCATATCGGGCCAAAACGAGACCAAATGAACGATTTGTACGTTTTGAGAGTGGTGATCTTACCTATCAAGAATTTCATCAAAAAGGGAATAAGCTGGCGAATCTAGTCATGTCTCTAGGATTGGACAAAGTAGATACTTGTGCGGTTATGCTGCCAAACAGCCCGGAATTTTTGATAACCTGGCTGGGCCTTGCCAGGCTCGGTGTGGTTGAAGTTCCGATTAATGTAGCGTTTCGAGGTGATTTACTAGTCTATATTCTTAACAAAGCAGAATGTCAGGCACTTGTCATTTCAGCACAATGGGTGGATCGACTTAATGAAATCTCCGCACAGCTTGAATATCTTCGCGATGTGATTGTAGTAGGAGATGAACCACAAATAAAATCGAACCGATTTACTTGGTATTCCTTTGAAAAACTTCTCTCTGAAGCAAGTGATGAATGTGTAGAAAGTCAAATGAAACCGAATGATCCATCTCTCATCCTTTTTACTTCAGGGACAACCGGACCGTCAAAAGGTGTCGTCCTTACCCATCGTGCGAATTTTAGCGTGGCGAAAACAGCATGTGAAGTAATGGAATATCATCCGGAAGATCGCTTGTTTACTGTTTTTCCATTATTTCATGTAAACGCACGTTATACGACCATCCTTGTCGCTCTACTAGTTGGATGCGACGTTGTCATGCATAATCGATTTTCTGCTTCGAAATTTTGGGATATCTGCCGCATGGAAAAGATTACGGCCTTTAACTTTATGGGGTCTATGCTAACCATACTAATGAAACAAAAGGAAAGTGCTCAAGATGCAGATCATCTTGTTCGAAAAGCATACGGCGCGCCAACTCCGCAGGAAATTTATGAGGATTTTCAAACCCGTTTTCACGTGCAAATCTCTGAAGTGTATGGGTCAACCGAATTAGGTACTGTCGCAGCCAATCCTGCTGCAAATTTTCGAAAAGGTGCATGTGGGAAGATACGGCCTATTTTTGAAGTAGAAATACATGATGAAAATGGATTCCCTTGTCCTGTTGGCAAGAACGGCGAAATCGTTGTCCGCCCAAAAAAGCCAGGAATTATGTTTACCGATTATTATGGGAATTCAGAGGCAACCGTCAAGTCATGGCAAAACCTCTGGTTTCATACAGGGGATACGGGCCGTTTCGATAAAGATGGATATCTTTATTTTATCGACAGAAAAAAAGATGTTGTTCGCAGGCGAGGTGAAAACATTTCGTCCTATGAGATTGAGCGTGTCATGAACGATCATCCTAAGGTATTGGAAGCAGCCATTATCGGAGTTCCATCTGAACTGTCTGAAGAGGAAGTACTTGCCGTTGTGATTCTAAAAGAAGGAGAAACCGTTGCACCAGAAGAGCTTCTCGAGTTTTGTCAAACACGTATGGCTCATTTCGCAATCCCTCGTTATATCCGTTACGTAACAGAATTGCCGAGAACACCTTCCCAAAGGGTAGAAAAATACAAATTGCGTTCTGAAGGGATCACATCAGATACGTGGGATCGTGAACGTGTAGGCTACCAAGTAAAACGGTAA